A genomic window from Fibrobacterota bacterium includes:
- a CDS encoding DUF4265 domain-containing protein, with protein sequence MFAGRRLDQSPVFEEVLAQSEPEGRFLILRSPGLVQGIAAGDLIMVESEGRFRVLHRGQNLCIQVFFPEDTSGVFEIIEAAREIGCALDGEAPQLLVFTIQVSVGFSTVQRVFNELAQMVPGLEWYYGNVYDALDGVTPLNWWVSE encoded by the coding sequence TTGTTCGCTGGCAGGCGGCTGGATCAATCTCCCGTCTTCGAGGAAGTACTCGCTCAATCCGAGCCTGAAGGGAGATTCCTCATCCTGAGGTCCCCAGGTCTTGTGCAGGGGATCGCAGCAGGAGACCTGATCATGGTTGAGTCCGAGGGGAGATTTCGTGTGTTGCACAGAGGTCAGAATCTGTGCATCCAGGTCTTTTTCCCCGAGGACACCTCGGGAGTATTTGAAATCATCGAAGCGGCTAGAGAGATCGGATGTGCCCTGGATGGAGAAGCGCCGCAGCTTTTGGTTTTCACCATACAGGTTTCTGTTGGATTTTCCACCGTGCAAAGGGTGTTCAACGAGTTGGCTCAAATGGTTCCTGGTTTGGAGTGGTATTACGGAAACGTCTATGATGCGTTGGATGGTGTGACGCCACTCAATTGGTGGGTTTCCGAATAA
- a CDS encoding right-handed parallel beta-helix repeat-containing protein, translating into MPIRKTFALAGLLWVLVAFTGCGDGSTSAEPVSEPPAPLPDTTSVGFVEPPVTGRTFWIDPVRGSPKGDGSEANPWRTLQEVLDSGLVAYYAPASSSNPAWVLHDSDAPVKGGDRLYLKSGYHGYVRRSQFCFRQWLHIEAAPNDSPVLAQFQIVGAFEKIHLKGLRIRKEDWIPSDTATGDHKLWWKAQALNRNSGALVQLQGSGGKPSREVVLQDLILSSARDVSRWTAADWVERAASGIALRWARRVTIQGCKVENTRFGISIDDASDSAWAFDNLVRRFSGDGFRLISDWCRLERNRIEGCMKVDDNHDDGIQSWTRGADGSVGTGVVRGNILRDNVIIGIIDSTDPLRGSPQGIGAFDGMFESWVVERNVIVSNTYHGIAFYGMRHSRVSHNTVIDQVPGDDVGPWILVRSHKGGQAAQNVVVTHNLAMSSVGVEGSDMTDSGNVVIGKRAFQRLSWLFADAFRGDVHLRDNDSTRAFLGSGEAAGAFGL; encoded by the coding sequence ATGCCGATACGGAAGACCTTTGCGCTTGCTGGTCTGTTGTGGGTGTTGGTCGCTTTCACCGGGTGCGGGGATGGTTCCACAAGTGCTGAACCTGTTTCAGAGCCGCCTGCGCCTTTGCCGGATACCACATCTGTCGGGTTTGTCGAGCCGCCTGTGACGGGACGGACGTTTTGGATCGATCCCGTGCGGGGAAGTCCGAAGGGGGATGGATCCGAAGCGAACCCTTGGCGCACGCTCCAGGAAGTCCTGGACAGCGGCTTGGTGGCCTACTACGCGCCTGCGAGTTCCTCGAATCCTGCTTGGGTGCTGCATGACTCCGACGCTCCCGTGAAGGGAGGCGACCGTCTCTACCTGAAGTCGGGCTATCACGGATATGTCCGGCGAAGTCAATTCTGCTTTCGCCAGTGGCTCCACATCGAGGCGGCTCCCAACGATTCCCCGGTGCTCGCCCAGTTCCAGATCGTGGGCGCCTTCGAGAAGATCCATCTCAAGGGCCTGCGCATCCGCAAGGAGGACTGGATTCCCTCGGACACCGCCACGGGAGACCACAAACTGTGGTGGAAAGCGCAGGCCCTCAATCGCAATTCCGGCGCTCTGGTGCAGTTGCAGGGCTCCGGGGGGAAACCTTCGCGCGAGGTGGTGTTGCAGGATCTGATCTTGAGTTCGGCCCGCGACGTCTCGCGTTGGACGGCCGCCGACTGGGTGGAGCGAGCGGCATCGGGCATCGCCTTGCGCTGGGCGCGGCGGGTCACCATCCAAGGGTGCAAGGTGGAGAACACGCGATTCGGGATCTCGATCGACGACGCCTCCGACAGCGCTTGGGCCTTCGACAACCTGGTGAGGCGATTCTCGGGTGACGGATTTCGTCTGATTTCGGATTGGTGTCGTCTGGAGCGAAACCGCATCGAAGGATGCATGAAAGTCGACGACAACCACGACGACGGGATCCAATCCTGGACACGCGGCGCCGACGGATCCGTGGGAACCGGCGTGGTGCGCGGGAACATCCTCCGTGACAACGTGATCATCGGCATCATCGATTCGACCGACCCGCTGCGAGGGTCTCCGCAGGGGATCGGCGCTTTCGACGGGATGTTCGAAAGCTGGGTGGTCGAGCGCAACGTGATCGTCTCCAACACCTACCACGGCATCGCCTTCTACGGCATGCGCCACTCGCGCGTTTCGCACAACACTGTGATCGATCAGGTCCCTGGCGACGACGTCGGCCCTTGGATCCTGGTGCGCTCCCACAAAGGTGGCCAGGCGGCCCAAAACGTGGTCGTGACCCACAACCTCGCGATGTCCAGCGTCGGGGTCGAGGGATCCGACATGACAGATTCCGGAAACGTGGTGATCGGCAAGCGCGCCTTCCAGAGGCTTTCCTGGCTGTTCGCCGACGCCTTCCGAGGCGACGTGCACCTGCGCGACAACGACTCCACCCGCGCATTCCTGGGCAGCGGCGAGGCGGCAGGGGCGTTTGGGTTGTGA
- a CDS encoding DUF116 domain-containing protein: protein MSPTATYASPTQTARNSPYHLDPAVGEPRNFQDTLERFTDRFLEQAEQELGEFIDARLALGAAGGLDPERSRGEYAVELLTFGILREEYAILAGQTPPSIRQQMKDLWDLRSNDPEAKHEADARRAQLFWNLLHGPHLEFLQPCEDPILIDWLESTGEFVQESIRMRLWLEGVGVFWSAEEFRQATRDLAQWFEDNARQELAEWTRGVDAYRARALAEPTPREDLFLITRRERLYHLNMVGAEAMNRGFRPGFTKRPKKVVLVPGCMRSRDDRACMALRRGTDISCAHCDRSCNVSRLTELGEQNDFKVYVVPHASTFTAWLKRWQEDGQTALVAAACPLHLVPGGYEMRALGLQAQCVFLRYSGCKRHWDPTGTPTEIDADRLLDLLSQT, encoded by the coding sequence ATGTCCCCCACCGCCACATACGCCAGCCCCACCCAAACCGCCCGAAATAGCCCATATCACCTTGATCCTGCCGTTGGTGAACCAAGGAATTTCCAGGATACCCTGGAGCGCTTCACCGATCGATTCTTGGAACAAGCGGAGCAGGAGTTGGGCGAGTTCATCGATGCCCGCTTGGCGCTGGGTGCAGCTGGTGGGCTGGATCCGGAGCGCTCGCGCGGCGAGTACGCGGTGGAGCTTCTGACCTTTGGGATCCTGCGGGAAGAATACGCGATCTTGGCGGGTCAGACACCCCCATCCATTCGACAACAGATGAAGGATCTATGGGACCTCCGCAGCAACGATCCCGAAGCCAAGCACGAGGCCGATGCCCGACGTGCCCAACTGTTCTGGAACCTCCTCCACGGCCCGCATCTGGAATTCCTCCAACCTTGCGAGGACCCGATCCTGATCGACTGGCTGGAATCCACCGGCGAATTCGTGCAGGAATCGATCCGCATGCGCCTTTGGCTGGAAGGGGTCGGGGTATTTTGGAGCGCCGAAGAATTCCGTCAGGCCACGCGCGATCTGGCCCAGTGGTTCGAGGACAATGCCAGACAGGAATTGGCAGAGTGGACCCGCGGGGTGGACGCGTACCGCGCCCGTGCGCTCGCGGAACCAACCCCGCGCGAGGACCTGTTCCTGATCACCCGTCGGGAGCGGCTCTACCACTTGAACATGGTGGGAGCCGAGGCGATGAACCGTGGCTTCCGCCCCGGCTTCACCAAGCGTCCCAAGAAGGTGGTCCTGGTGCCCGGATGCATGCGTTCGCGCGACGATCGCGCCTGCATGGCCCTGCGACGCGGCACCGACATTTCCTGCGCCCACTGCGACCGCTCCTGCAACGTCTCGCGCCTGACGGAGCTTGGCGAACAAAACGACTTCAAGGTCTACGTGGTCCCCCACGCCTCCACCTTCACCGCCTGGCTCAAACGCTGGCAGGAAGACGGCCAGACCGCCCTGGTGGCCGCCGCCTGCCCACTGCACCTGGTGCCGGGAGGCTACGAAATGCGCGCCCTGGGCTTGCAGGCCCAATGCGTCTTCCTGCGCTACAGCGGCTGCAAACGCCACTGGGACCCAACCGGAACCCCAACAGAAATCGACGCCGACCGCCTCCTGGACCTCCTATCCCAAACCTGA
- a CDS encoding TIGR03915 family putative DNA repair protein: MNAVMPEIVDQRTPLVVVHPGGFDGFLTAVCEALRLNLPVDRIESLDAYEPGLFETTRSVDTDTDLAQRAAARILWLCGEDILSMIRAAFLSELPGIQSVVWRVLRGLLRDGNAGRGRNILDADTHATLAAAEKTRHEAHRFRGFVRFSKAPDGSLFSVIAPDHDILELLASHFAARFPNETWMIADAKRGRCLRHAKGELEILSVDTASLPKESKAVESLASMTDKGFQELWQTYYQSINIVERANPKLLARNLPRKYWRYLPERSSPLRGH, from the coding sequence ATGAACGCCGTGATGCCGGAAATTGTCGATCAGCGCACGCCTCTGGTGGTGGTGCATCCGGGCGGATTCGACGGATTCCTCACGGCCGTCTGCGAGGCGCTCCGCCTGAACCTGCCCGTGGATCGGATCGAATCGCTGGATGCGTACGAGCCCGGCTTGTTCGAGACCACCCGGAGCGTGGACACCGACACCGATCTGGCCCAGCGGGCGGCGGCGAGAATTCTCTGGCTTTGCGGTGAGGACATCCTGTCCATGATCCGCGCGGCTTTTCTGTCCGAGTTGCCCGGCATCCAAAGCGTGGTGTGGCGTGTCCTCCGTGGCCTGCTACGCGATGGAAATGCCGGGCGCGGGCGGAATATCCTGGATGCGGACACCCACGCCACCTTGGCTGCGGCGGAAAAGACCCGCCACGAGGCCCACCGTTTCCGAGGGTTCGTGCGATTTTCCAAGGCACCGGACGGCTCGCTGTTTTCTGTCATCGCTCCGGATCACGACATCCTGGAGTTGTTGGCCTCGCACTTCGCCGCACGCTTTCCCAACGAGACTTGGATGATCGCCGACGCCAAACGCGGGCGTTGCCTACGCCATGCCAAAGGCGAATTGGAAATCCTTTCGGTGGATACCGCGAGCCTTCCCAAGGAATCGAAGGCGGTGGAATCGCTCGCCTCCATGACGGACAAGGGCTTCCAGGAACTTTGGCAGACCTATTACCAGTCCATCAACATTGTGGAACGGGCGAACCCCAAGTTGTTGGCGCGCAACCTGCCGCGCAAATATTGGCGGTACTTGCCGGAGCGGTCTTCTCCACTGCGTGGGCATTAA
- a CDS encoding putative DNA modification/repair radical SAM protein, which produces MQDKLKILSAAAKYDVSCSSSGSSRSTPKGGMGNGEASGICHSFTDDGRCVSLLKILLSNVCLFDCAYCSNRRSNDIPRATFRPSEVVNLVLEFYRRNLIEGLFLSSGIFGSVDTTMEALVAVARTLRTEHRFGGYIHLKTIPGASPELVAQAGLYADRLSVNIEIPSEAGLKNLAPEKDYASVFTPMNSIHQGILEHKAESKISRFAPRFSPAGQSTQLIVGASPESDLQILSLASGLYGKQQLKRVYYSGYIPVNRDARLPTLLRPPLRRENRLYQADWLMRFYKFQFDELVDDLHPDLDPDLDPKAAWALRHPERFPVDVNRADLETILRVPGVGVRSAKLIVEGRRHGAVRMEHLKRFGVVLKRARPFLYDPFAIGTYRDFRPERIRPLLASPSESTQLSLFHQPLLLTA; this is translated from the coding sequence GTGCAGGATAAACTCAAAATCCTTTCGGCGGCGGCCAAGTACGATGTCTCGTGCTCGTCCAGCGGCAGTTCCCGTTCCACTCCAAAAGGAGGAATGGGAAACGGCGAGGCATCCGGCATCTGTCACTCTTTCACGGATGACGGGCGCTGTGTTTCGCTTCTGAAAATCCTGCTGTCCAACGTATGCTTGTTCGATTGCGCGTACTGTTCCAATCGCCGCTCCAACGACATCCCCCGAGCCACCTTCCGTCCCTCCGAGGTCGTGAATCTGGTGTTGGAGTTCTATCGCCGGAACCTGATCGAAGGCTTGTTCTTGAGCTCCGGGATCTTCGGTAGCGTGGACACCACCATGGAGGCCCTGGTGGCCGTGGCGCGCACCCTGCGCACGGAACATCGCTTTGGAGGGTACATCCACCTCAAGACCATCCCCGGCGCCAGTCCGGAGCTGGTGGCCCAAGCGGGATTGTATGCGGATCGGTTGAGCGTGAACATCGAGATCCCCTCGGAGGCGGGCCTCAAGAACCTGGCGCCAGAAAAGGACTACGCCTCGGTCTTCACGCCCATGAATTCCATCCACCAGGGCATCTTGGAACACAAGGCGGAATCCAAGATTTCCCGGTTCGCTCCCCGCTTTTCTCCGGCCGGTCAGAGCACCCAGCTGATCGTGGGAGCCTCGCCGGAATCTGACTTGCAAATTTTGTCCTTGGCTTCCGGCTTGTACGGCAAGCAGCAGCTCAAGAGGGTGTACTACTCGGGTTACATCCCGGTCAATCGCGATGCCCGGCTTCCTACTCTATTGCGCCCACCGTTGCGGCGGGAGAACCGACTCTACCAGGCCGATTGGCTCATGCGCTTTTACAAGTTCCAGTTCGACGAACTCGTGGACGATCTCCATCCGGATCTGGATCCGGACCTGGATCCCAAAGCCGCCTGGGCCTTGCGCCACCCGGAACGGTTTCCGGTGGATGTGAACCGGGCGGATCTGGAAACCATCCTCCGCGTGCCCGGCGTCGGGGTGCGGTCGGCCAAGCTCATCGTGGAGGGGCGTCGCCACGGGGCGGTGCGCATGGAGCATCTCAAGCGTTTTGGTGTGGTGCTCAAGCGTGCGCGGCCCTTCCTGTACGACCCCTTCGCCATCGGGACCTACCGCGACTTCCGGCCCGAGCGCATCCGGCCCCTCTTGGCCTCGCCCAGCGAATCCACCCAACTCTCCCTGTTCCATCAACCCTTGTTGCTGACCGCATGA
- the rseP gene encoding RIP metalloprotease RseP: protein MSAGFLPPALVSFFTSDVLGVLIGLGVLSFLVLIHELGHFVVARRAGVHVEVFSIGFGPRLFGLKVGETEYRVCAVLFGGYVAMRGDASSALEGKPKDAGEAANELDRRWNQETAPLKGYEDVSIGWRAAIAAAGPTVNIAFALLALWVVAMVGMNVEVKGSMVLSHVDSTGPAFKAGIRPGDTVVSFNGRALSGASRFAEDVATSLDQDVRIAVLRGGKDSVFTFRPTQAPIKATRIGWAGMEFGGRLLLARVLDSTPASRAGIRQDDTLLSVDGRQPAGAEDFIQTVQGSEGRKMRFAIARKEGRTMLEIAALKSEKDGRWRIGVAPMDVVPTYFHRAGPVEAVGIAFSGALDKSTAVFRILGKLLARKVDAQNLSGPVGIIRASGAIARLGWEKLIDWMVLLSINLGILNFLPLVITDGGRLVELAIEKFRGRKADRVIMEKISMVVVGLFLMLALYVTYFDIQRWSLFK, encoded by the coding sequence ATGAGTGCAGGTTTTCTCCCTCCCGCCTTGGTCTCGTTTTTCACCTCCGATGTTCTCGGGGTGTTGATCGGGCTCGGCGTCTTGTCCTTTCTGGTGCTCATCCACGAATTGGGCCACTTCGTGGTGGCTCGCCGCGCGGGTGTGCATGTGGAAGTGTTTTCGATCGGCTTCGGTCCGCGCCTGTTCGGATTGAAGGTCGGTGAAACCGAGTACCGCGTCTGCGCGGTCCTGTTTGGCGGCTACGTGGCCATGCGCGGTGACGCCTCCTCCGCACTGGAGGGAAAGCCCAAGGACGCTGGCGAGGCCGCCAATGAGCTGGATCGTCGTTGGAACCAGGAAACGGCGCCATTGAAGGGTTATGAGGATGTGTCCATCGGGTGGCGCGCGGCCATCGCGGCGGCGGGTCCCACGGTCAACATCGCCTTCGCGCTCCTGGCGCTTTGGGTAGTGGCCATGGTGGGGATGAATGTCGAAGTCAAGGGCAGCATGGTGCTGTCCCATGTGGATTCCACCGGACCGGCCTTCAAAGCCGGTATCCGTCCGGGCGATACGGTGGTTTCCTTCAATGGCAGAGCCTTGAGCGGAGCTTCCCGGTTCGCGGAAGATGTCGCCACCAGCCTCGATCAGGACGTGCGCATCGCGGTCCTGAGGGGAGGCAAGGACAGCGTGTTCACGTTCCGTCCCACCCAAGCACCCATCAAGGCCACCCGCATCGGTTGGGCGGGGATGGAGTTCGGCGGACGCTTGTTGTTGGCCCGCGTGCTTGACTCCACGCCAGCCTCGCGTGCCGGAATCCGTCAAGACGACACCCTCCTTTCGGTGGATGGTCGCCAGCCCGCGGGTGCGGAGGATTTCATCCAGACCGTGCAGGGAAGCGAAGGTCGCAAGATGCGCTTCGCCATCGCCCGCAAGGAAGGCCGGACCATGCTGGAGATCGCCGCGCTCAAATCCGAGAAGGATGGTCGTTGGCGCATCGGCGTGGCCCCCATGGACGTGGTGCCCACCTATTTCCATCGCGCCGGCCCCGTGGAAGCCGTGGGAATCGCTTTCAGCGGAGCCTTGGACAAGAGCACCGCGGTGTTCCGGATCCTGGGCAAGCTCCTCGCACGCAAGGTGGATGCGCAGAATCTGTCCGGTCCGGTGGGCATCATCCGGGCCTCCGGCGCGATCGCGCGTCTGGGCTGGGAGAAACTGATCGACTGGATGGTGCTGTTGTCCATCAACCTGGGCATCCTGAACTTCCTTCCGCTGGTGATCACCGACGGCGGTCGCCTGGTGGAGCTGGCCATCGAGAAGTTCCGCGGACGCAAAGCGGACAGGGTGATCATGGAAAAGATTTCCATGGTGGTGGTGGGCCTGTTCCTGATGCTGGCGTTGTATGTGACATATTTCGACATCCAGCGCTGGAGTCTGTTCAAGTAG
- a CDS encoding 1-deoxy-D-xylulose-5-phosphate reductoisomerase, which translates to MSVQNLVLLGATGSIGASTLSVVREHPDRFRVVGLAAHSKVEEFCAIAREFPRARLALFDEPAAKRATQELGRAVACGMDGLLDLVADLEATTLVNGLVGSIGCLPTMEAIRRGLRVCLANKETLVMAGELINRLLDEHPNSCLVPIDSEHSALHQCLGGTPTTEVESLILTASGGPFRDLPASEFANITVEQALKHPTWTMGPKITIDSSTLFNKGLEVIEAHHLFRVGYDRIQVLVHPGSHVHSLVQFQDGALVAQLGTPDMRLPILYSLVAPERVALSGDRLDLAKLGTLRFQSPDHERFPALGLAFEAGRRGGAAPAVLNAANEAAVALFLDRQIPYMGIVRLVERCLSEQSFGRHPDLEELLAADSWARRRVLELAHSEAGLNS; encoded by the coding sequence ATGTCTGTCCAGAATCTCGTGCTGCTGGGAGCGACCGGCTCGATCGGCGCCAGCACCCTGTCCGTTGTCCGCGAACACCCTGACCGTTTCCGCGTGGTCGGACTGGCCGCCCACTCCAAGGTGGAGGAATTCTGCGCGATCGCCAGGGAGTTTCCCAGGGCCAGATTGGCCTTGTTCGATGAGCCCGCCGCCAAGCGCGCCACCCAGGAACTGGGACGTGCCGTGGCCTGCGGAATGGACGGATTGCTGGATCTGGTCGCGGATTTGGAAGCCACCACGCTGGTCAACGGCCTGGTGGGCTCCATCGGATGCCTGCCCACCATGGAGGCCATCCGCCGCGGTTTGAGGGTCTGCCTGGCCAACAAGGAAACCCTGGTGATGGCTGGCGAGCTCATCAACCGGCTACTGGACGAGCATCCCAACTCCTGCTTGGTCCCCATCGATTCGGAGCATTCCGCGCTCCACCAGTGCCTGGGTGGTACTCCCACCACGGAAGTGGAAAGCTTGATCCTCACCGCCTCCGGCGGGCCCTTCCGGGATCTTCCCGCGTCAGAATTTGCCAACATCACCGTGGAACAGGCGCTCAAGCACCCCACCTGGACCATGGGCCCCAAGATCACCATCGACAGTTCCACCTTGTTCAACAAGGGGTTGGAAGTGATCGAGGCCCACCATCTGTTCCGCGTGGGCTACGACCGCATCCAGGTGCTGGTGCATCCGGGCAGCCACGTGCATTCCCTGGTGCAGTTCCAGGACGGCGCGCTGGTGGCGCAGCTGGGCACGCCCGATATGCGGCTTCCCATCCTGTATTCGCTGGTGGCTCCCGAGCGCGTGGCGCTTTCCGGTGATCGGCTGGATCTGGCCAAACTCGGAACACTCCGGTTCCAATCGCCCGATCACGAACGGTTCCCCGCGCTGGGGCTGGCCTTCGAGGCGGGGCGGCGGGGCGGCGCGGCGCCTGCCGTGCTGAATGCGGCCAACGAAGCCGCCGTGGCGCTCTTCCTGGATCGACAGATTCCGTACATGGGGATCGTCCGCCTGGTGGAACGCTGCTTGTCCGAACAATCGTTCGGACGGCACCCTGACTTGGAAGAACTTCTCGCGGCGGACTCGTGGGCCCGGCGTCGGGTCCTCGAACTCGCCCACTCGGAAGCTGGTTTGAACTCATGA
- a CDS encoding histidinol phosphate phosphatase, protein MSNSELDLEEELALARDLVKQAESPILSRFQRKMDIVKKRDNSPVTEADREAEILIRERLAALRPDHGVIGEEFGVHLPQARYKWVVDPIDGTKAFIHGVPLFGTLLALLDGDRPVVGVIHMPALGESLWAAEGMGAWINDSRARVSGVTEIADALLVDGSAITVSRSPWAQQWMTLRGEAGVARGWGDCYGHLLVACGRAEAMLDPVVNIWDVAPMGVILQEAGGKFSSVDGKGLQEAGNGLSSNGQLHQEILARLNSGI, encoded by the coding sequence ATGAGCAATTCCGAATTGGACCTGGAAGAAGAGCTCGCCTTGGCGAGAGATCTCGTGAAACAGGCTGAATCTCCCATCCTCTCACGATTCCAGCGCAAGATGGACATCGTGAAAAAGCGCGACAATTCCCCGGTGACGGAAGCCGATCGCGAGGCGGAAATCTTGATCCGCGAGCGCCTGGCCGCATTGCGTCCGGACCACGGGGTGATCGGGGAGGAGTTCGGGGTCCATTTGCCGCAGGCGCGCTACAAGTGGGTGGTGGATCCCATCGACGGCACCAAGGCATTCATCCATGGCGTGCCACTGTTCGGCACCCTGTTGGCCTTGCTGGACGGCGATCGTCCCGTGGTGGGGGTCATACACATGCCCGCCTTGGGCGAGAGCCTGTGGGCTGCCGAAGGCATGGGTGCTTGGATCAACGATTCCCGAGCGCGGGTTTCCGGTGTCACGGAGATCGCAGACGCCTTGCTGGTGGATGGATCGGCGATCACGGTTTCGCGCAGTCCTTGGGCCCAGCAATGGATGACCCTTCGCGGCGAGGCGGGAGTCGCGCGCGGATGGGGCGACTGCTACGGGCACCTGTTGGTGGCCTGCGGCCGGGCCGAGGCGATGTTGGACCCGGTGGTCAATATCTGGGATGTGGCGCCCATGGGAGTGATTTTGCAGGAGGCGGGCGGGAAGTTCTCTTCCGTGGATGGCAAAGGGCTCCAAGAGGCTGGCAATGGTTTGTCCAGCAACGGCCAACTTCACCAGGAGATCCTGGCGCGACTGAATTCCGGGATCTGA